From the Paenibacillus sp. MMS20-IR301 genome, the window TCCGCAATATTTTGGGCCAGGAGCTGGCTGTGGTCGGTATAATCGGTGAAATCAGGTATAAGGAAAGTGGGGATAATCCATGAAAGAGCCGCCTCTGTCATCACTGCGGGGGTTCGTTACACTGCATGTGACGGGACCGCAGGTGGAAAGGTTTATCAACGCTGTAACCGGAGCGGGCATCGTCATCTGGGATGTGAGGCCTGCCGGGAACGGCGCTTCCCTGAAGCTGCTGCTGGATGACTTTTTCAGGCTCCGCCCGCTCCTCAGGGAGACAGGCTGCCGGATGCATGTGACGGAGCGGAGCGGGATACCGTTCCGGGCGGCGCGCCTGTGGAAGCGGAAGTTTTTTGCCGCAGGACTGCTGATCTTCGGTATCGGGCTGCTGCTGCTCTCTTCAATGGTCTGGGAGGTCAAGGTTGAAGGGAATACCCGCATTGCCAGTGAAGATATACTGGAAGCTGCCCGCCAAGAGGGCGTATACCCGTTTCAGTGGATCTGGCGTATGGAGGAGTCGGACAAGCTCTCCAGGGAGCTGACCACGCTGGTGCCGGGGTTGACCTGGGCCGGCTTTCACCGGACGGGGACGAGCATCACGATTCAGGTCGTCGAGGCCGACCGTCCTGAGGATAAGCCGCTGCACAGCAAACGCCATCTGATCAGCCGTACCGATGCAGTGGTCACCGAAATCTATGCAGAGCAGGGCCGGCCGGTCGTCAGCCGTAATACACGTGTGAAAAAAGGGGATATTCTGATCTCCGGGACGCTGGGCGATGAAGAAAACATGGAGTTTGTAGTAGCCAAAGGCGAGGTTAAAGGCCTGGTATGGCATGAATATAATCTGGAGGTTCCGCTTAAGCGGACCGGCAGCTCCTACACGGGAGAACGCAAGGACCGCTTATATCTCGTTCTGGGCAACTGGGCGATTCAGCTGTGGGGCTACGGCGATTCCGGCTTTGCCAAGTCGCGTACGCTTGCTGAGCCTGACATGCTTTCCTGGCGGTCATTTCAGCTGCCGCTGGGCCTGATGAATGAGAAGGAGCTGGAAATTAAGTATACCGCCGAGACACTGAGTGCAGAGGCTGCGCGCGATGAAGGCCTGGCACGGGCCAAGAGTGATATTATGGCGCGGTACGGCACGGACAGCGTAATCAAAAGTCAAAAAATTTTGCATGAGAAGAAAGAGAATGGTAAAGTTTATATGAAAGTGCTGTTTGAAGTGGAAGAGAGAATCGCGGAAGAACTTCCGATAGTAAACAATTGAGGAGAATGAGGCTACTTGTCAGAACAGACTGCAAACATTCGTATATCTTTGCACACTGCGGGAGAAGCACAATCCCTGTTTGGACCGCAGGATGGATTCCTGAAAATTATCGAGAGAGAAATTCCGGCGGTGATCGACTCGCGCGAGGCTGAAATCACCATTCGCGGCGCTGAGCGGGAAGTGGACATGCTGGCCCAGCTGTTTAACGTGCTGCTGTCGCTGGTACGCGGCGGTTACATATTGAGTGAACGGGATGTGCAGTATGCCGTGGAGCTGGCGAAGGATTTCCGGGCTGACCAGCTGCTTGACCTGTTCAAGGGTGAGATTACAACAACTTTCCGCGGTAAACCTATCCGGGTCAAAACGATCGGCCAGAAGCATTATGTGACAACGATTAAGAAACGTGATATCGTCTTTGGCATCGGGCCGGCGGGAACGGGTAAGACCTATCTTGCCGTGGTCCTTGCAGTAACGGCGCTGAAGGAAGGCTCGGTCAAGCGTATCGTGCTGACGCGTCCGGCTGTAGAGGCAGGAGAGAACCTGGGCTTCCTTCCGGGAGATTTGCAGGAGAAGGTAGATCCGTATCTCCGGCCGCTCTACGACGCCTTATACGACGTTATGGGGCCTGATCAGGTCGCGAAGGCGCTTGAACGCGGGCTGATCGAGATAGCACCGCTTGCCTATATGCGCGGGCGTACTCTGGAGGATGCTTTTATTATCCTCGATGAAGCCCAGAATACTACACCAGAACAAATGAAAATGTTCCTCACCCGGCTGGGCTTCGGCTCCAAGATGGTCATCACGGGCGATGTGACCCAGATTGACCTGCCGCGCGGCAAGAAGTCAGGGCTGATCGAAGCCAAAACGATTTTATCCGGCATTGAGGAGCTTGGCTTTGTCTATTTCGCAGAGCAGGACGTAGTCCGTCATTCCCTGGTGCAGAAAATTATCGTTGCCTATGACCGCTCTGCCGAAAACCTCCAATAAAAAAGGGGATTGTCTTCATGGCCTCAAAGCAACCA encodes:
- the yqfD gene encoding sporulation protein YqfD, producing the protein MKEPPLSSLRGFVTLHVTGPQVERFINAVTGAGIVIWDVRPAGNGASLKLLLDDFFRLRPLLRETGCRMHVTERSGIPFRAARLWKRKFFAAGLLIFGIGLLLLSSMVWEVKVEGNTRIASEDILEAARQEGVYPFQWIWRMEESDKLSRELTTLVPGLTWAGFHRTGTSITIQVVEADRPEDKPLHSKRHLISRTDAVVTEIYAEQGRPVVSRNTRVKKGDILISGTLGDEENMEFVVAKGEVKGLVWHEYNLEVPLKRTGSSYTGERKDRLYLVLGNWAIQLWGYGDSGFAKSRTLAEPDMLSWRSFQLPLGLMNEKELEIKYTAETLSAEAARDEGLARAKSDIMARYGTDSVIKSQKILHEKKENGKVYMKVLFEVEERIAEELPIVNN
- a CDS encoding PhoH family protein, with amino-acid sequence MSEQTANIRISLHTAGEAQSLFGPQDGFLKIIEREIPAVIDSREAEITIRGAEREVDMLAQLFNVLLSLVRGGYILSERDVQYAVELAKDFRADQLLDLFKGEITTTFRGKPIRVKTIGQKHYVTTIKKRDIVFGIGPAGTGKTYLAVVLAVTALKEGSVKRIVLTRPAVEAGENLGFLPGDLQEKVDPYLRPLYDALYDVMGPDQVAKALERGLIEIAPLAYMRGRTLEDAFIILDEAQNTTPEQMKMFLTRLGFGSKMVITGDVTQIDLPRGKKSGLIEAKTILSGIEELGFVYFAEQDVVRHSLVQKIIVAYDRSAENLQ